A genomic segment from Flavobacteriales bacterium encodes:
- a CDS encoding aldehyde dehydrogenase — protein sequence MKKILNYIDGQLQEALSKQFIENESPVNGQVFSHIADSDKEDVELAVEAAKRAFPYWSGLSKQERHDHMMHLADGIQARFDEMVAAESQDNGKPEWLAKQVDIPRASENLRFYATASLHFASQMHDMDGKAINYTAREPIGVVGCISPWNLPIYLFTWKIAPALAAGNTVVAKPSEVTPYTAYLLGEICQEVGFPKGVLNIVHGYGHKVGAAISSHPDTPVISFTGGTVTGAKIAEVAAPMFKKLSLELGGKNPNIVFADANFEDALDMAVKASFRNQGQICLCGSRLFVEENIYEKFKAAFVEKTKQLKVGNPKENNDLGAVVSKEHMHKILEKIELAKEEGGQILCGGERVILDGELSQGYYIAPTIIEGLDHLCRTNQEEIFGPVVSIMPFKDEDHVVEMANSTRYGLAASIFTQDISKGHRVAAKVSSGIVWINTWMMRDLRIPFGGMKDSGVGREGGFKSLEFFTEPKNVCLKL from the coding sequence ATGAAAAAAATACTCAACTACATTGATGGTCAGCTACAAGAGGCTCTATCCAAACAATTCATTGAAAATGAAAGCCCTGTAAATGGCCAGGTTTTTTCCCATATAGCTGATAGCGACAAGGAAGATGTTGAGTTAGCAGTTGAAGCTGCCAAAAGAGCCTTTCCGTATTGGAGTGGGTTAAGCAAACAAGAACGCCACGACCATATGATGCATTTAGCTGACGGAATTCAAGCTCGTTTTGATGAGATGGTAGCGGCTGAAAGTCAAGATAATGGTAAACCAGAATGGTTAGCCAAACAAGTGGACATCCCTCGTGCATCAGAAAATTTACGTTTTTATGCTACCGCATCCTTGCATTTTGCCTCGCAAATGCACGATATGGATGGCAAAGCCATAAACTATACTGCTCGTGAACCTATCGGAGTGGTAGGCTGTATATCCCCTTGGAATTTGCCTATCTATTTGTTTACTTGGAAAATAGCCCCTGCCCTAGCAGCAGGTAATACCGTTGTTGCAAAACCTTCAGAGGTAACCCCATATACCGCTTATCTACTTGGTGAAATTTGTCAAGAAGTAGGCTTCCCAAAAGGTGTGCTCAACATTGTTCATGGTTATGGCCATAAGGTTGGTGCGGCTATAAGTAGTCATCCCGATACACCCGTCATTTCATTCACAGGCGGAACAGTAACTGGCGCTAAGATTGCCGAGGTAGCAGCACCTATGTTTAAAAAGCTATCCCTAGAATTAGGTGGCAAAAACCCCAACATCGTCTTTGCGGATGCTAATTTTGAAGACGCTTTAGATATGGCCGTAAAAGCCTCTTTTAGAAATCAAGGGCAAATCTGTTTGTGTGGCTCTAGGCTATTTGTTGAGGAAAATATTTACGAAAAATTCAAAGCCGCTTTTGTAGAAAAAACCAAACAGCTGAAAGTGGGTAACCCTAAAGAAAATAACGACCTCGGTGCGGTAGTCTCCAAAGAACATATGCACAAAATTCTTGAGAAAATAGAACTCGCCAAAGAGGAAGGCGGTCAAATTTTATGTGGCGGTGAGCGTGTGATTTTAGATGGGGAATTAAGTCAAGGCTATTATATTGCTCCTACAATTATTGAGGGGTTAGACCATCTGTGTCGCACCAATCAAGAAGAAATATTTGGGCCTGTGGTAAGCATTATGCCTTTCAAAGATGAGGATCATGTAGTTGAGATGGCCAATAGTACACGTTACGGTTTAGCCGCTAGTATATTCACTCAAGACATTAGCAAAGGTCATAGAGTAGCCGCTAAGGTTAGCTCGGGCATAGTGTGGATAAATACGTGGATGATGCGTGACTTACGCATCCCATTTGGTGGTATGAAAGACTCAGGCGTAGGACGTGAGGGAGGCTTCAAATCCTTAGAGTTTTTTACTGAACCAAAAAATGTCTGTCTGAAACTATAA
- a CDS encoding SDR family oxidoreductase produces MDLDLLGKNALVCGSTQGIGKATAQALAKMGATVFLLARNEEKLQKVKSELDASKGQKHDYLCADFSDVNSVRDVALELENKDIHILINNTGGPAGGPITSAQSDDFEKAFKMHVVCNQILSQAVVESMKKACFGRIVNVISTSVKVPINGLGVSNTIRGAVASWAKTMANELGQYGVTVNNVLPGFTNTNRLKTLIGKKAQNQKVSEEEIANTMLSSIPASRFGEADEVANAIAFLCSPAAAYINGINVPVDGGRTGTL; encoded by the coding sequence ATGGATTTAGACTTATTAGGAAAAAACGCCCTTGTTTGTGGTAGCACTCAAGGAATCGGAAAAGCTACTGCTCAGGCACTTGCTAAAATGGGCGCTACTGTATTTCTTTTGGCTAGAAATGAAGAAAAACTCCAAAAAGTAAAGAGCGAACTAGATGCAAGTAAAGGTCAAAAACACGATTATTTATGCGCTGATTTTTCTGACGTGAATAGCGTAAGAGATGTGGCTCTAGAGCTAGAAAATAAAGACATACATATACTCATAAATAATACGGGTGGACCAGCTGGTGGACCTATCACCTCAGCCCAAAGCGATGATTTTGAAAAAGCATTTAAAATGCATGTGGTTTGTAACCAAATCTTATCTCAAGCTGTAGTAGAAAGTATGAAGAAAGCTTGTTTTGGCAGAATCGTAAATGTTATTTCTACATCTGTAAAAGTCCCCATTAACGGCTTGGGCGTTTCTAATACCATTAGAGGTGCTGTTGCCAGTTGGGCCAAAACAATGGCCAACGAATTGGGGCAATATGGCGTTACAGTCAATAATGTTTTGCCCGGTTTTACCAATACCAACCGACTCAAAACGCTGATTGGCAAAAAAGCACAAAACCAAAAGGTGAGCGAAGAAGAAATAGCCAACACGATGTTGTCTTCCATTCCTGCATCTCGCTTTGGTGAGGCCGATGAAGTGGCAAATGCTATTGCCTTTTTATGTTCTCCTGCTGCTGCCTACATCAACGGAATTAACGTCCCTGTAGATGGCGGACGTACTGGCACACTATAA
- a CDS encoding 3-hydroxyanthranilate 3,4-dioxygenase produces MSFKAPFNLHQWIADNRDLLKPPVGNKNLYVEAGDFIVMVVGGPNARKDYHYNETEELFYQIEGDIIVKIQHEGKAVEIPIKEGEMFLLPSKIPHSPIRSEGSVGLVIERKRGENDKDGLMWFSDTANELLYEEYFHLTNIEKDFLPVFKRFYTNEKLRTCPATGEVMEVDDRYL; encoded by the coding sequence ATGTCATTCAAAGCACCTTTTAACTTACATCAGTGGATAGCAGATAATAGAGATTTGCTTAAGCCACCCGTTGGGAACAAAAATTTATACGTAGAAGCCGGAGATTTTATTGTTATGGTAGTTGGAGGCCCAAACGCCAGAAAAGATTATCATTACAACGAAACAGAAGAGTTATTTTATCAAATCGAAGGAGATATTATCGTTAAAATTCAGCATGAAGGAAAGGCGGTTGAAATCCCTATTAAAGAGGGAGAAATGTTTCTTTTGCCAAGCAAAATTCCACACTCTCCTATTAGGTCGGAAGGTTCTGTAGGTTTAGTTATTGAAAGAAAAAGGGGCGAAAATGACAAAGACGGTTTAATGTGGTTTTCTGATACTGCTAATGAACTTCTGTACGAGGAATACTTTCATTTGACTAATATTGAGAAAGATTTTTTACCTGTGTTTAAACGCTTTTACACTAATGAAAAACTAAGAACATGCCCAGCCACAGGCGAGGTAATGGAAGTAGATGACAGGTACTTATAA
- a CDS encoding amidohydrolase family protein — protein sequence MRINGHGHILPEPSQIPKFMKDKKLFWIDDNKKFMRQGDWSRPINDPSFFIQDKIEWMNQYNIDHSVMLCLSQLYCNGWEKQDCADGIRFQNDFNASVQSEHPDKFTCGFVVQPLYMDHALKEIERCVNELGLKVLCLPTHFLNAQGEWLSTAESDVDPIFELANKYGLALQIHPYDGEKMIALKNQYWRFHLVWMMAQCADTLHLFTLRDLPNKYPNIRTSFAHGGMLGIANYGRRIQGFDGRPDIFEELEDPRKTLGHKNLFFDTLVHDSYTLDLLKKRVGASQIMMGLDDPYPLGEMEGVGTSYPGRVLDYAVEIGVLSEQEGKDIWHKNVLDWLGMKKSDFL from the coding sequence ATGCGAATAAACGGACATGGACATATCTTGCCGGAGCCTTCTCAGATTCCTAAGTTTATGAAGGACAAGAAACTGTTTTGGATTGATGACAACAAAAAGTTCATGAGGCAAGGCGATTGGTCAAGACCAATAAACGATCCTAGTTTTTTTATACAGGACAAAATAGAATGGATGAATCAATACAACATTGACCATAGCGTGATGTTGTGTTTGTCGCAGCTATATTGTAACGGTTGGGAAAAACAAGACTGTGCTGATGGTATTCGTTTTCAAAACGACTTCAATGCTTCTGTTCAGAGCGAACACCCCGATAAGTTTACGTGTGGATTTGTGGTTCAACCCCTATATATGGATCATGCCCTCAAAGAGATTGAACGCTGCGTTAATGAACTTGGTTTAAAAGTCCTTTGTTTGCCTACTCATTTTTTAAACGCACAAGGAGAATGGCTATCTACTGCTGAATCGGATGTTGACCCTATATTCGAATTAGCTAACAAATACGGCTTAGCTCTTCAAATTCACCCTTACGATGGTGAGAAAATGATTGCTTTAAAAAATCAGTATTGGAGATTTCATTTAGTTTGGATGATGGCGCAATGTGCGGACACCTTGCACCTTTTTACTCTGCGAGATTTGCCCAATAAATACCCCAATATACGAACAAGTTTTGCTCATGGTGGTATGTTAGGTATCGCCAATTATGGTAGAAGAATACAAGGTTTTGATGGCCGCCCGGATATCTTCGAAGAGTTAGAAGACCCTAGAAAAACATTGGGACACAAAAACTTATTTTTCGATACTTTGGTACACGATTCTTACACTCTCGATTTACTAAAAAAACGGGTGGGAGCAAGTCAAATTATGATGGGCTTAGACGACCCCTATCCATTAGGAGAAATGGAAGGTGTAGGAACTTCATACCCTGGAAGAGTTCTAGATTACGCCGTAGAGATTGGTGTACTAAGTGAGCAGGAAGGAAAAGATATTTGGCACAAAAATGTGCTCGATTGGTTGGGGATGAAAAAATCTGATTTTTTGTAA
- a CDS encoding amidophosphoribosyltransferase produces the protein MSDAIKHECGIAFLRLRKPLEYYAEKYGTPLYGINKMCLLMEKQHNRGQDGAGLATINLDVPLGSRYISRHRSNANKPIQDLFEYVNSRFVDLANTHPEKLNDVKWLQENVAFTGELLLGHLRYGTYGGNSIEQCHPFLRQSNWRTRSLVLAGNFNMTNVDELFNQLVEIGQHPKEKADTVTILEKIGHFLDEENDRIYYDKREEYSKKEISKVIAEELDVQEVLTNSAKYWDGGYVMCGMFGHGDAFVLRDPAGIRPAYYYADDEIIVATSERPVIQTAFNVPADSIKEIERGHALVVKKDGSYSMASVKPQLERKACSFERIYFSRGNDKDIYQERMNLGKRLCPTILKTINHDLENTVFSFIPNTAEVSFYGMMKGMNEALNIEKTKAILALENPNQEEIKSIMSTSIRAEKIAIKDAKLRTFITQDDSRDDLVAHVYDITYGTVKANDNLVMIDDSIVRGTTLKQSILRILDRLNPKQIIIVSSAPQIRYPDCYGIDMAKLGDFIAFQAAITLLKESGQEHIIDEVYQKCLKSSENEEQVENHVQAIYSPFTAVQISKKIAELLTPDNLNAKVNIIYQKIGDLHASCPNHQGDWYFTGNYPTAGGNRVVNKSFINYVEGRNERAY, from the coding sequence ATGAGTGATGCCATCAAGCACGAATGCGGAATAGCTTTTTTAAGGTTAAGAAAACCTCTTGAGTATTACGCTGAAAAGTATGGCACTCCCCTTTACGGAATTAATAAAATGTGTTTGCTTATGGAAAAGCAGCACAACAGAGGACAAGATGGTGCAGGACTAGCCACTATAAATTTAGACGTTCCTTTAGGTAGTCGCTATATCAGCCGACACCGTTCCAATGCCAACAAACCCATTCAAGATTTATTTGAATACGTCAACAGTAGATTTGTAGATTTAGCCAACACGCACCCAGAAAAGTTGAATGACGTTAAATGGTTGCAAGAAAATGTAGCCTTTACTGGCGAGTTACTTTTAGGGCATTTGCGCTACGGTACTTATGGTGGTAATAGCATAGAGCAATGCCATCCTTTTTTACGTCAAAGCAATTGGAGAACACGCTCTTTGGTCTTGGCAGGTAATTTTAATATGACCAATGTAGACGAACTCTTCAATCAGTTGGTAGAGATAGGACAGCACCCTAAGGAAAAAGCCGACACCGTGACCATCTTAGAAAAGATAGGTCATTTTTTAGATGAAGAAAACGACAGAATTTATTACGATAAGCGAGAGGAGTATAGCAAGAAAGAAATTTCTAAGGTTATTGCCGAGGAACTAGACGTTCAAGAGGTACTGACCAACTCAGCTAAATATTGGGATGGCGGTTATGTGATGTGTGGCATGTTTGGTCATGGTGATGCTTTCGTTCTCAGAGATCCGGCAGGAATTCGACCAGCCTATTATTATGCCGATGACGAAATTATAGTGGCTACTTCTGAGCGACCAGTAATACAAACCGCTTTTAATGTACCAGCAGACAGCATAAAAGAAATTGAGCGAGGCCACGCCCTTGTTGTTAAAAAAGACGGCAGTTATTCAATGGCTTCTGTCAAACCACAATTGGAGCGTAAGGCTTGTTCTTTTGAGCGTATTTACTTTTCAAGAGGTAACGATAAAGACATTTACCAAGAGCGTATGAATTTAGGTAAGCGTTTGTGTCCTACTATTCTCAAAACCATAAACCACGATTTAGAAAATACGGTGTTTTCTTTTATCCCCAATACGGCAGAAGTTTCTTTTTATGGTATGATGAAAGGGATGAATGAGGCTTTGAATATTGAGAAAACCAAAGCTATACTTGCTTTAGAAAACCCCAATCAGGAAGAGATAAAAAGCATAATGTCTACCAGCATACGTGCCGAAAAGATTGCTATAAAAGATGCTAAGCTCAGAACCTTCATTACTCAAGACGATAGTAGAGACGATTTGGTCGCTCACGTTTACGACATTACCTATGGTACTGTTAAAGCTAATGACAATCTAGTAATGATAGACGATAGTATCGTTAGAGGAACGACACTCAAGCAAAGTATTTTGCGCATTTTGGATAGGCTTAATCCTAAGCAAATCATCATTGTATCTTCAGCACCACAAATACGTTATCCCGATTGTTATGGTATCGATATGGCTAAGTTGGGCGACTTCATCGCTTTTCAAGCCGCCATTACTTTACTCAAAGAAAGTGGGCAAGAGCACATTATTGATGAGGTTTACCAAAAATGTTTGAAGAGTAGTGAGAATGAGGAACAAGTCGAAAATCACGTACAAGCCATTTATTCTCCTTTTACAGCAGTTCAGATTTCTAAGAAGATAGCCGAATTATTGACACCAGACAACCTTAACGCTAAGGTCAATATTATTTATCAGAAGATTGGCGACTTACACGCTTCTTGCCCTAACCACCAAGGCGATTGGTACTTTACCGGAAATTACCCTACTGCAGGAGGTAATAGGGTCGTCAATAAATCTTTTATTAATTACGTAGAGGGAAGAAACGAAAGGGCTTATTAA
- a CDS encoding S46 family peptidase gives MFKKLFTITMALCFGLLSVKADEGMWLPLLLSDNEADMQALGLTLTAQDIYDINNSSLKDAVVSLGGFCTAEMVSDQGLLLTNHHCGFGQIQSHSTVSNDYLTDGFWAMDKSEELENEGLFVSFLVKMEDVTERINAALDSVSDEERSGVIRKLSAEIVAEATDSSHYNARVKSFFGGNDFYLMVYETFNDVRLVGAPPSSVGKYGGDTDNWMWPRHTGDFALFRVYSGPDGKPAEYSEDNIPYTPKHHFPISLDGVQDGDFSMIMGFPGSTDRYLSSWGVQQAIEQYNPTVVKIRDRKLEVMRAHMDAKEKVRIQYASKYARTANYWKYYIGQTKGLKRMKVYDQKKALEDQFTAWVNVNDERLEKYGEALDLLADAYYDNEKINEVRIFFNEAVFQGADVFYFVYQVQDAIKNLPEDPKARRLAINELKDLAREHFKDYNKDLDQDLFAELMELYNDNVPYSKQPDAFEKVRKHNYTKGDWHKFAAYVYKTSPFVSQSKFFAFLERPSVYKMEKDYAVRMFNSIMDHYMDKISSKRKDVRANLAKGERLYIAGLREMLPNKKFYPNANSTMRLTYGQVGDYTPGDAMHYDFVTTFDGLMDKMDNSDDEFMVPERLEELYQAKDYGRYADENGELIINFISGNDITGGNSGSPVLNAYGELIGTAFDGNWEAMSGDIAFENDIQRTISVDARYILFIIDKFAGASHLIDEMTIAPNRPRPLTAEEQAAKDAEDAMNDPLTIVNKLSTINYLGQDIPVIVMHSFGSAFDLAVAQFGSDSNTLFYWRGTVYTTEKR, from the coding sequence CTTTAAAAGATGCCGTAGTTTCTTTAGGTGGTTTTTGTACCGCCGAAATGGTTTCTGACCAAGGTCTTTTATTAACCAACCACCACTGTGGGTTTGGACAAATACAATCGCATTCAACTGTGAGCAACGATTATTTGACCGATGGCTTTTGGGCTATGGATAAAAGCGAAGAATTAGAGAACGAAGGCTTATTCGTATCCTTTTTGGTAAAAATGGAAGACGTTACAGAACGAATCAACGCAGCTTTAGATTCTGTTTCTGACGAAGAACGTTCTGGTGTTATCCGCAAACTATCTGCCGAAATAGTGGCAGAAGCTACAGATAGCTCACATTACAACGCTAGAGTAAAATCATTCTTTGGTGGCAACGATTTCTATCTTATGGTATACGAAACGTTTAACGACGTTAGATTGGTAGGCGCACCCCCATCATCTGTAGGAAAATACGGTGGAGATACTGATAACTGGATGTGGCCAAGACACACTGGTGACTTTGCTTTGTTCAGAGTTTACAGTGGACCTGATGGTAAGCCTGCCGAGTATTCGGAAGACAATATTCCTTACACACCTAAGCACCACTTCCCTATTTCTTTGGACGGTGTGCAAGATGGTGACTTCTCAATGATTATGGGTTTCCCTGGTTCTACTGACCGTTACCTATCTTCTTGGGGTGTTCAACAAGCTATTGAGCAATACAACCCAACAGTAGTTAAGATTAGAGATAGAAAACTAGAGGTTATGCGTGCTCATATGGATGCTAAAGAAAAAGTGCGTATCCAATACGCTTCAAAATACGCTAGAACAGCAAACTATTGGAAGTACTACATCGGACAAACTAAAGGTCTAAAGCGCATGAAAGTTTATGACCAAAAGAAAGCCTTAGAAGATCAGTTTACTGCTTGGGTAAATGTTAACGATGAAAGACTAGAAAAATACGGTGAGGCCTTAGATTTATTAGCCGATGCTTATTACGATAATGAGAAAATCAACGAGGTACGTATCTTCTTTAACGAAGCTGTATTCCAAGGTGCCGATGTATTCTATTTTGTATATCAAGTACAAGACGCTATCAAAAATTTACCTGAAGACCCTAAAGCTAGACGTTTGGCTATCAACGAATTGAAAGATCTAGCTCGTGAGCACTTTAAGGATTACAACAAAGATTTGGATCAAGATTTGTTTGCAGAGCTAATGGAATTGTACAACGATAACGTACCTTACAGCAAACAACCAGACGCTTTTGAAAAGGTAAGAAAGCACAACTACACTAAAGGCGATTGGCACAAGTTTGCCGCTTACGTTTACAAAACCTCTCCATTTGTGAGTCAGAGTAAGTTCTTTGCATTCTTGGAAAGACCATCGGTCTACAAAATGGAAAAAGACTATGCCGTGCGTATGTTCAACTCCATTATGGACCATTACATGGACAAAATCAGCTCTAAAAGAAAAGATGTTAGAGCCAACCTTGCTAAAGGTGAGCGTTTATACATCGCAGGTTTGAGAGAGATGTTACCTAACAAGAAATTCTACCCCAACGCTAACTCAACCATGCGTTTGACTTACGGTCAAGTAGGCGATTATACCCCTGGTGATGCTATGCACTACGACTTTGTAACTACTTTCGATGGTCTTATGGATAAAATGGACAACTCAGACGATGAGTTTATGGTACCTGAGCGATTGGAAGAATTATACCAAGCTAAAGACTATGGCAGATATGCCGATGAAAACGGTGAGCTTATCATTAACTTCATCAGTGGCAACGACATTACGGGTGGTAACTCTGGTAGTCCGGTGCTGAATGCTTACGGTGAGCTTATAGGTACAGCTTTCGATGGCAACTGGGAAGCTATGAGTGGAGATATCGCTTTTGAAAACGATATTCAGCGCACTATATCGGTAGATGCTCGATACATACTGTTCATCATAGATAAGTTTGCTGGTGCATCTCACCTTATTGACGAGATGACTATTGCGCCGAACAGACCTCGACCATTGACTGCTGAGGAACAAGCCGCTAAAGATGCCGAGGACGCTATGAACGACCCGCTAACCATAGTAAATAAACTATCAACCATTAACTATTTAGGGCAAGATATCCCTGTGATAGTGATGCACTCATTCGGTTCAGCATTTGATTTGGCAGTAGCTCAATTTGGTAGCGACTCCAATACCTTATTCTACTGGAGAGGAACAGTTTATACCACAGAGAAAAGATAA